DNA from Eucalyptus grandis isolate ANBG69807.140 chromosome 5, ASM1654582v1, whole genome shotgun sequence:
AACAAACTTGCcagaactttttaatttttaatttttaattttttatgttgaaATGAGCcctaattaataaattatcccttctttttttttttttttaatgttgagaagctcctatttatagggaatataagaaacaaaaagaaaaagaatcaccATTTCCAAGACTCAGTGGGCTGGTTCTCAATTATGCAAATTAGGAACCAAACCTATTTGATCTGGTTTCATATCAGGAATTGTCACACTAGGAAACCGATCACGCTTGTTGGCTGGTGGCGTGTGTACATGGACCGTTTCCTAGGTTCAGCGGGCAATTTCGTAATTGACTGCGGAGAGGGGCATAAATTGAAAGAGATTCTAAAAAAAGGCAATTTGGGAGTCAGCAAGGGTTTACCTTAAttagaattaattaattaaggattTAATTAATGGAAGAGGTTGCGTCGTAGGAACGGAATTAAAGACGTGTGGTCCGCAAACGTTGGACGTGTTCGACTTTTCCTCGTGTGCCCTCAAAAAGGGACAAAAAAAGATCGCTCCTCCATTGGCCGTGATCACGTAAGCGCTTACATTTTGCGCGCCTAGTAGCGGATTAGTAGAATTGATTTTGCCACTTGTGCCTTTTGTAATGAAGTCCCTGACTCCATTGAGCACTTGTTTTTTGAGTGCCACGTGTCGGCGTCCATCGCTTATTTTTGGGCTACTCGTTGTAATCTCCTTGGCGTCCTAGGCCTTGGAAAGATAACCTCTTATGGGCTGTGTCGTTCCTCAAGGGCAAAGACTTTTATCATAGCATAGCTCGCCACTCCTTTGCAGCTATGTGTTAtatcatttggaagaaaaggaatgctATTATCTTTCGTGGAGAATCGGTGGTTCTTGCTGCTATGAAGAATCATATCATCAAGAATGTCAAAGATAAAGCTACCACTTTCTCTATTGTTCCTGCCACCCCGAGGAATAGAAGGCTTCAGAGAAGTTGGGGTTTCGACCCTGCCATATTCGATGTTTGTGAGGAAAATGCTTAATTTCCCTGATTATGATCTCCCTTGCTTCGATCCGGTGCGTTGCTGGCGACTGTGGCTTTCTTTTGCCGGCTAACGGTCTCCTTTTGTACTAGCACTCTCGTGCTTCTTGTTGACCTTTCAGTCCTTCTTTTTGGttgttgttctttttgttccctcTTGTTTGattcggctcccttccactctctttcttttgttgagaGTGTATAGGAGccgtttcttcttccttgtaaTTTTGTTCCAAGCTATAATACcttttacctttaccaaaaaaaaaaacttctagtGTTCaaccaagaataaaaaataaaatgaattcgttttaagtaaatttatcatatatatatatcaatttaaaacttttagaacttgtttgtgataaatttatcataagtttaCTTGTTTGCaattttcgtaatattaatttaaataaatttggacTTTTTTTGTCTAATAACTAAAGGAAGAGTCAACTTTGACCACTTCTAGTCGTTGTCGACTACTCGATCTTATCGAATTTGGAGATAATACCATTTCATGAGCACTAGAAATTGACCAAGAGTTCGTGTGATCTTTAAAAACTCGAATATACAACATTTTGTAAAATAACACGAGTGatcattattagaaaaaatatttttcaatatttgaaatataatttcatttttaaattcttaAGGGAAGCCAAAGAAAAGTGTTCTTTTGAAGCCGACTTTGAATGGAATTTTGGAGCAGTTAGGAAAACCTTCATGAAAATATGCGGAAGTACATGAATGTACTTTTTTTGGGGTCGGATCCATGAATGTACTTCATGATCGTACATAAGGTGCATGAACGAATGTACAACTTCAAAGATCTCTCGCAAAAGAATTTGagctccttttgaattttcgtTGAAAGGTATTCACTAGAAGCAGGGCTTGGACATTGATCACTATCAGATCAATTAGATCGCAAAACCATATAATACAACTTTAATCAATGGTTAGAATGTGACATTGGATCCGGACTAAATCGGCTGTTTGACCAATGAGATTGATCGGGTGCTCTAAAAGGCTTCAATACGTACATGCTTGCATTCAATATGTAGGCTTAAAtgcctctttttttcttttacattacCAGAGATTTTACATTATAACAAATAGTGATAGACGATGGTCTACAATCAATTAATGGAACTTCTCATATAAATGTATTTTGTATGAATCAATGATATCCGATTGGAGCAGGGGCCACCTTCAGCTCATGTCCTTGGCATTGTATGTCCtgcaaaattcaattaataaaatcttCTGTAAGTCCCTAAACAACAATTCTTAAAGAATTAGGATACAATGTGACGTGTCGCAGTCAATTGAGATGTATTAGACACAAAATACAACGAAGTATGTACTTAAAAGTTACAACGAAGATGGATCGATAATTATTTTGCACATGTCAATTTGATAATTAATGGCACTATGCTATGTCAACTGATAATGCGACGTGTGATAATAACTTACTATATTATCTCGTGTTATGGTCACTGCACATGTTTTGACCCTAAAATCAATCTTTTGCGATAATGTGCTGGGACTAAACCTAGGCTGCTGATTGGAATTCATACAATGCACTCGTCCAAAAAACGTGCAAATCGAACAGGGTAAAAGGCCTTACCGATGCATAGTGGTTGAGGTCCCGGTGATGAGCCTCGTCGGCTCTGATCACCACGATCACATCCCTCAGCGTCGAGTCCTTGGGCAACCTCCAGTAATCGATGGCGATCGCCGGCGCGGGCCTGTTCTCGAAACTGCCGTTGTCCAAGTCCTTGAGGAACTCGGTGTAAGAGATCACAGCCTCTTCCTCCAAGTACCCAACAATCCTGTGCGCCAGCTTTGGAGACGCAACATAGGCCAAGAAGTAGGCGTTGAAGAAGACGCCCTGGACGGCGAACACGAGCGCGCGCTCGTACCACGCGGGGTCCGCGATCTCGCagaaggtcatgaggtgcatccGCTCGTTCTCGGCCTCCTCCAGGAGCGCCTTGATCCACCCGCCGCTGTGCTCGAACCGCCGGAGGGACTTGCAGTGCAGGAGCATACCGCCGACCATGCCCGGTACAGCGGCCACTGTCTCCAGCAGCATCGCGTGGCACATGTGCCGCCTCTGCAGAAGATCAAATTGACTCAGAACTAGGAAAACAGAACGCCACAGAACCGGGACCGTTCGCTTGTTCCACAGAAGCTTCACCAACATAAATTCATGCAGGCTAAGAACAAATCAAGTATAGTTGATTTGGGAATTTCGGTCACGTGAATGAGCATCGATCAAACCACAAGAACTCATGATGGGTTCACCAGATTTACGTGTCGGGCGTCCAAATTGTTCTTCTGAAAGATTTCCTAAGCAGTCAGAACTTGGGAAGTGCTAACCTGAAAGAAGAGGCCAACAGGGATTTTGAGAGTCTGAACTGTCCAGTAAGCAAACTTGTCCATCAGATTGTTTGGTTTATGGTGCTTCTCCACATCAATGGAAACATCTGCTGTGTAAGCCTCCCATGGCtgtccaagaaaagaagaagaagaagaagaagttgaaatAAGCAAATCACGCGTTGACCCAGATAAGAACTTACAGCACAGAAATCTGACCGACCACACAAAGTTCCATCAAACCCTAGACAGGGGATGTTTTTATAAGACAATTGCATACCCTGAAGCAGTTCCATTTCCAGGCCGAACCGTCCTCTTTGGTGATCCTCGCCGGAGCGATCCCCCAGTAGCTAGTAATGGCCTTGGTGTTCGCCCCCTTCTCATCATTTGCGGCATCGGTGGCCAGACTGCTCTTGTACCGGACCCCCCCGACCGGACCTGCATGCCTCAAGTTAGCTGTTGCCTCGAGCATGAGACCCCGGCAGGCCGATGTCGAGAGCACCCTCTGGCCAAAATGCCTGAGCAGCAGTCCGGACATTTTGGTGGCGGCCCCGGTGTTCATCAGGTGTGGTGGGACTTAAGAGAAATGGGAGATGTTCGATGCAgaagatggaaagaaagagagctGTTGAAGATGGTTTGTCGTGGGTTGAAAACGTGTCTGTTGTCTTTCTGTGGTAGGTGTTACTATGAATTCCTGGGTTCAAGGAAGGTTTGTATTTATACGAGGGGACCTTTTGCAGATGCCGGGAGGCTCTGATCGGTTGTCTTTGCATCCTTCGAAAGTCGAAGGAAAGAGCAGAGGCGGAGACGAGAGAGATTGAAACGAGTCAGTTTGAATGGTCAGCGTCCTGATTTGACACGAAATCAGCGAAGTTCACGGAACGTTTGCGTTGACTGGTCGAAAGACTTGACCCCAGAAAATTATGCATTCTCGAGGAGGAAACTAGGGAGTGCTTTCCCTAGTTTGCAACTGCAATTAAAACGttgaaataattatgaaaaggaaaaagaattgatCAGATGGATTGTGAGCGATTGCTTTCGTTGGTGGCGTGAGATGATAATTCACTTGAACCTccggaaaaaaaatatttgaaaatatatttactGGAAACTTTTTGTTACTATTCGAATTCTCGTATTTTCCTTCTCTACTTGTTTTCCTATTGAGAATGAGTTCCGCGTAGCCGGCATTTCTACTCTAGCTATCGGCCTGTATTGATCCGATTCGGATGAGATCAGTTTGCAAAAGATccattctttgaatttttgccgCTCTATACTCATTGGAACCTTGGAGATTACTTGGTCCATTGTCTAGCATAATAATATTCAAGTGATGATATAATCATCATCTCTCTAGAACAATCTCGGAGCAATTATAAATTCCTTAAGTGGGGTTTCTATGTGATCCCTAGAAAATTTATTTGCGATTTTTAGAACGTTTCGCCACGATTTTATCTATTTAAAGACATTAGATTTTTGTCAACATCTGTAGACATAATTAGGCGCTTGATTGATTAAGCATCATTAGTATTTctaaatgttaaatttatatcttgaatttaaatttggaaaatgatttattataccgaattttgttgatagagattttcaaaatagaagaaatttgctggactcttgaagatttacaaaagaggaaataaaagacaaaagaagaatttCGTTTTGGGCACACAACTTTCACGCctggattttcttcttttagcagatggaaacaaaggaagaaaaaaaagagtgggAAACTCCTGCATGTAAGCCTCTGCACGTGAAACAAAGCGTAGGTGGGCCTAGGTCAAAGTTTAACCTGGGCAAACGtataaaagcaagaaaattgcaggttttcttttccttttacaaaCGAAGCCGCCGAACAACAAGCCGCCGAAACCTACATAGAGTCGGACGTTCACACTGCTTGGGAAAGAGCCGCATGTTCCCTTGAAGCCACACGAAGCCGTATTGTTTCAAGCTTGAACGCATGATAATTTTATGCCGAGAGTTTATGTTAagtaaattgtttatttataaatactttggatttagtgttaaatttaggtgtgagAAACACTTGAACGTATAATGATTGTAAACACTGATTTTCTGACCGATTATAATAGATTATTTATTGTTGGCTCTCTCCCCTAGAtataggtaccgatactcggactaAATCATGTAAATtctagtgtccttatttttcttgtttatttctttgatggtttcgcgttgacgtaaattatAAGATTTTGTCGTTTTCACGTATTATATTATAACACTAAATGTTAACTTATGGTGGGATTAGGAACATGAGGTCGTGTGAGGAAGCTGCTTCGAATAGGTCAACCTGCTTCGCTTTTGACCCACTTGAATGTGAACACTCAAAAAGTTATCCCTTGGACTTTGCCATAACATAATGCGAACATAGAATTGATTAGGGTCCGTTTGGAATCAGCTTTGGAAGGAGCTTTGGCCATCAAAAGCCCCTTGGGCCAAAATAAAGTGTTTGGGAAAAAACTTTCCAAGTATCTTCAAGGCAAAGCCAACattttgaaggctgaaagcccaaggcaggtctccacctgccttgggctttcggcattTTCGGCATGCCACGCCCGcactgttcacttttttttttccgaaattatcctcatgaattttttgattttccggGTGCGTGCCCTTGTCaagcactgttcatcttctccgggcGTAGAGAGACGCCGCGACCTAGGCGGTCTTCGTTGGAGAttcgggcgacctccgcgagTCGCAGATCTGGTGGCCAAACGCACGCggtcgccggcgaccgtcgcctgcCGCACCGCGACCTTCGCACGGAGCTCGTCGGGGCCGCGCGACCCATAGTTGCGTGTCGAGTCGCGATCGGATCTGTGTCGGAGGCTCAGCGCGACCAGATCCCAGTCGCGCCTCGCCGCCCCGGATCTGGTCGCGGCGGCGCCGTGcgacctcccgcgacctcgccgccccatccgggcggcgaggtcgcgcgaccccacCGCGACCCGAGATCCGagcggcgaggtcctcccgcaACCGACGCTCCGGATCGAGGTCgcggaggtcgaggcggcgtcgcgcgacctcaccgCCCCATTCGGGGTCGCCGAGGTtgaggcggcgtcgcgcgacctcgccacCCAGATCCGGGGAGTCGCGGAGGTCGCGGCGCCGTCACGACCTCACCGCCTCGATCCGGGGTCGGCGGAGGTCGTCTGAGGTCGCGGAGGTTGCCGGCGGTCGTTGCCCTTGCCGgtcaatattttaaaatttttcttttgtcaattttttttttttatcacaaagatCATTTGTAAATGCAATtccccaaacactattttgttcaaagtacttcacaaaggggctttcaaagtacaatttaccaaacacggttgcattttaaaaaacacCTTTAGCTccaaggtctttgcattttcctaaggACTTTCTCCAAAAatagttcccaaacgcaccctatatAGCTTGACCATAAGATGATGTGAACATCAAAAGCTTGGAACCTTCTTAGGACTTGCTATTACTTGTGTTGAAATATAATGTGGAAATGACAGGGTCTTACAATTTACGTTAACGCGAAATCACTatagaaataaacgagaaataataaaaacaggaaatttacgtgattcggtccAAATATTGGTATCTACATCCACGGGGTGAGCCAGCTATaaataatcaactataattgaagaattAGAATTTACAATCGCTCACACCCTCGAGTGTTTTTCACACTTAAATTTaacccaaaattcaaagtgtttataaataaacaactcacttgaaTATAAACTCCCAGTACAAAAATTACCGCGTGTTCAAACTCGAAACAAAAACGTGCGCGGCTCACTACAATTTCACCTGTGCGGCTTGcggctcctttttctttctctgctttTGTAGGCTTCGGCGGCTTCACTCTTCCACGTGGGGACTCCTTTTCCCTTTCATATACGTGTGCCCCACCTCTTTATGTTTCACGTGCAGAGGCTTCAGCTTCATGCCAAAGGGTTCTGATACGTGTGTGCGCGTGTGCCCCCACCTCCTTCTGTTTCATTTGCagtgatcaaataataaaaaaatttattcaagcGAATTGCATTTTACAAACGTTCAAATTTGtacataatttaataatttgaagcCGAGGGAATGGATAACCCAGGAAaccataatttaataatttgaagcCGAGGGAATGGATAACCCAGGAGGAACTAAAGAAAGAAGTAAAGGCATGAGCCGGGGGAAGAATTTAGTTGACTTGATATCATTTTTTAACGCCCACCACACGCACGCCGATTAAGTCAGTCAAATAACGCCGTTGGGATTTGAACTTGTCACCTTTCGTGGGAGGCACAAAGCTCAAACCAACTATGCCATTGCAGTGGGTGGTTGATATGCTTTTTTTCATtgtaaatatttcttaaattgtCCTTCCATGAAACAATATATGATATATTATCGGGACATCCTATATAAAGACAGTGAAATTAGCCTCTATACTTTGAAATCATGGGTATACTTGTGAATATATTATTTCATCAAATCCCCCTTTAGCCCTTAATGACATTATTAGATAGGAAATGCGAAGCCGCCCATGCTCCTCTTGCTTCTGGAAAGAGAGGCAGTCCCTATATTACCGCATAGTGGGAACGTGGGATGCTTTTCTATTAACTTCAGACAAGGTTTCCGGTTGCAATTTACTGAGGCTgttgagaaattatttaatgaatATGGTGCAAGCATGTATCCAATTGAATCTATCATCATTTTTGGTGggactaagggtgcgtttgaaAAGGCTTTTGCGGAAAGTCTTTGGGAAGTGCAAACGCCAttgagttaaaggtgtttttcaaaaatgcaaattgtgtttggtaaattgtattgtaaaagtccattgtaaagtattttgagtaaaatggtgtttggaagaattatatttgcaaaaagcttttgttattcataagaaaaaaaaaaaaaaggagagttgGTCAGCCAAGAGCAAGTAGTCGCCGGCGAGGAGTAGGCAGCTCAACGAAGGGCAGGTAGTCCGATGCATGCCGTTCGGCAGAGGTAGGCGAGTCTGGTGAGGGTTGTGCGACCCTGCGGCGAGCATCACGACGATCGGATATGATCGCCGTGCCGCTCGTTGAAGGGCCACAAGCGACCGGATCTAAGGTTGTGACCCATCTAGTTGTAGATTTGGTTGTCGCTCGAGCCTCCGGCACTAGATTTGGTCGCAACCAAACTTGCGACTAGATGGGTCGTGCGGAGGTCACGGTGTGGCAAATGAAGGTCGCCGGCAATCGCATCTAGTCGCAACTAGATCTGCGACCTTCGTGAGTGAATGCTTTTGTTGGTGGTTTGACGTgataattcacttgaacttccaaaaaaaaaaaaaaattggaaatatatTTACTGGAAACTTGTCGTTACTATTCGAAATCTCATATTTTCCTTCTCTACTTGTTTTTCTATTGAGAATGAGTTTCGCGTAGCCGTCGTTTCTACTCTAGCTATCGGCTTGGATTGATCCGATCCGCATGAGATCAGTTCACGAAAGATccattctttgaatttttgccacTCTATAGTCATCGGGACCTTGGATAATACCTGGTTCATCGTCTAGCATAATAATATCCAAGTGATGATATAATCGTCATCTCTCTAGAACGATCTCAGACTAATTCTAAATCCATGAAGGGGTTTTCTACGTGAtctctaaaaaatttatttgcGATTTCTAGAACGTTTCACCACGATTTCATCCATTCAAAGACGTTAGATTTTTGTCAACATCTGTAGACATAATTAGGCGTGTGATTGATTAAGCAGTCATTAATATTTCTAAATGTTAATTTATGGAAGGATTAGGAACAGGAGGACTTGTGAAGAAGCTGCTTCAAGTAGGTCAACCTGCTTCGCCTTCGACCCACTTGAATGTGAACACTCAAAAAGTTATCCTTTGGACTTTTCCATAAGATAATGTGAACATAGAATTGATTATAGCTTGACCATAAGATGATGTGAACATCAAAAACTTGGAACCTTATTAGGACTTGCCATTACTTGGAGCTGAGGGAATGAAAACGACGTCGCATGTGCGAAAAATGAATGTTGCTTGTATGCAAAATTGAGTGAACAATGGTCCTTGTTTGCACTCCACTAATAAGAGTCTCGATTGAAAGAGATCTCCTATGAAGAGACGGAGGAAAACACGCTAAAGAAAGAAGTACTCTTAGGCATGAACCGTGATAGAGAACTATTAGttgatatgctttttttttcattgtaatttttttttttaaaaattgtcctTTCACGAAACAAGATATATCTATAATATATTATCGGGACATGCTATTTAAAGACGGTGAAATTAGCTCCTAGACTTTGAAATCATGGGTATACCTGtcaatataatatttcattaaacCGACTTCAGACAAGGTTTCCGGCTGCAGAGTAGTGAGATTGtgagaaattatttaatgaatATGGTGCAAGCATGTATCCAATTGAATCTGGATCATCATTTTTAGTGGGACTAAATGTGAGCACCAGGTTGGCTCTAGATAGGTTGGGCCCAAAGGTTAGGCCAAATCTGATGCCTGAGCCTgtctataataaaaaaatttacactgAAATTCTCGGGATGGGCCAAGCTTGTAGAGTTGGAGGTATCGGGCTTACTCGTGAAACAACGTGGCCCAACTCCAAACCCGCCCATTCACCTCTCAGCCCCTCGCCCGCTCGTCAATCACCTCTTGATGAGACTCACAAGGACCCAGCGTTCTGATAGTTTGTGTTCGTGTTCAACTCGGTTTAGTAGATATACCATGCAAAAATTTGTCGAAACTATGATACAGGACATCTCGATTGGAAGCCTCAACATAAATTGTACCAAGGCAACTTCCCAAATTCAAAATGTCAAGTTATATTGGAAGTCCCAAATTCGAGCCATATTGAACTACGAAAAATCCACCCAATGTCAATgaataaagagaagaagagccaaAATCAGATTTTGTCAGATGGGGGGTTCGAGTCGTCAAAGGTGGGGAAGAACTTGTTCTGCAACAGAAACTGGGAAATATTCAAAGGACATTTCAAAGAGTTGAAttgaaaattagtaaaatagAGCCAGGCATCATCACAAAAGTCAGCTACATAACATTATTGTAATATAATGGCCAAAGACGGTCTCCAGGGCAGAGCAAAGGGCCCTTGTGCGTGCTCTACCGATCGCCGCTTCCTCGTGGGCCAAGTCAAAGATCCAGACAAGAAGCTTTCCCCTCTcgtcagcagcagcagcaactggGAAATTGGGAATTATTTTCTCCGTATTATGCCGCAGGATCGCACGTAGGAAATTCAAGAAATGAAAGAAGTGAATCCATTACAGGGTttgttcgtttcgcggaaaatgactTACagaaaaattttcgaattttcaggtgttcatttcacgaaaaatgaattagtcgaggaaaatgtttccatcattgaaaaaaacaacctttaaaGTGAGGAAAACGATTTCTacttttaaaaagtggaaaacattttccatgatttcttccaggagaattaccaaaaaagtcactaaacttattgtaattgtgcaattcgagtcctaaacttttttagccaatttagtccaaacCTTTTATAGTTATGTCAATTAGTCCATtcaggccaaaattggccggtcgGCCCGACATggcatttaaaatatttttaatatttttggaattttaattctttttttctttttttccatcatcttcttcacctcTGGCTGGCGGGCCGGCGGGCGAGGCCCGTGAGGCTCGCCCCCGGCCGGGAGGCAGGGCGGCGGGCGAGGCCTTGATCTGCGAGTTAGCCTCGCATGCGCCGTTAGCGCGGGCGAGGCCCGGTcagcgagctcggcctcgccagagcCCGCGCGAGGGCAAGGCCCACCGGAtcgcgagctcggcctcgccaaggcAGGGCGGAGacggggagggagagagagagactggaagagaagaaagcgGCGGAGCGGGGAGGCGGTCGGCCGGGCGGGGAGAGGGAATCGGGGGAGGCGGAGCCGACTTGGGGGCAGCCGGACGCCCTCGAGCGCGACGAAGGCGAGTCCCTCCGCCGAATTCCCCCTGATTCGCCCCACTAGAGCGAACGGCTCGCTTGATTCCGACCGCCGTGAAGCTCTTAGTGCGTCGTAGAACAGCGTCAATGGCGACGTCCGCTTAGGAGTGATGCGGCGAGCTTCGGCGTCCCTCGGACCGGCCCTCGGATCGGGCGTCCGTCGTCTCCTCGGCTCGGCTTCGCCTCCCCCGATTCCCTCTCTGCCCAGGTCgaccgcctccgcctccgccctaGCCTTGGCGGGCCAAGCTCGTCGGATGCAGCGAGgcctcaccctcgccggccggcggctGACCTCGCTAGATACGGTGGGGCCTCGCCCTGCCGACCCTTGCCTCcggcgggggcgagcctcgccattggCCGGCGGGCGACCTCGCTGTCGGCCCTCACCTCTGTGGCCCAGGTGGCCGGGagcgaagaagatgatggaaaaaaaaaagaaaaaaaaaaaattaaaaaattccaaaaaatattaaaaattcgaaaaaaaataaaaaatatttaaaaatgccacattagcATTCGTCGGTCACGTCGGCGCCGGCCAATTTTTGGCGGGATGGGATTGACACCCTGgcttgtaaaaggtttaggactaaattggccaaaaaaaaaaaaagtttgagaattggcacaattgcaataggtttaggacttttggtaattctcccatttcTTCCCTCTTActactttttatcaatacattttcgttttatttttatgctttttattttaaatcgagttttaatttcttttcttttctttctttcattttcattttattctttggCGGTGGCCGACGACCGACCACAAGCCGGTGGCCAGCGACCTTGTCGGCACAGGCGAGCTCACggctcgctagatccggcgagttgggcggggctcgggcctcgccgCTCGCCGTGAGCTCGTCCCGGATCTGGCG
Protein-coding regions in this window:
- the LOC104444218 gene encoding ubiquinol oxidase 3, mitochondrial; this translates as MNTGAATKMSGLLLRHFGQRVLSTSACRGLMLEATANLRHAGPVGGVRYKSSLATDAANDEKGANTKAITSYWGIAPARITKEDGSAWKWNCFRPWEAYTADVSIDVEKHHKPNNLMDKFAYWTVQTLKIPVGLFFQRRHMCHAMLLETVAAVPGMVGGMLLHCKSLRRFEHSGGWIKALLEEAENERMHLMTFCEIADPAWYERALVFAVQGVFFNAYFLAYVASPKLAHRIVGYLEEEAVISYTEFLKDLDNGSFENRPAPAIAIDYWRLPKDSTLRDVIVVIRADEAHHRDLNHYASDIQCQGHELKVAPAPIGYH